In the Fusarium falciforme chromosome 6, complete sequence genome, TGGCAGCTCTCACAACGCCGCCCAAGCTGGTCGGCGGGGATGACCGGCGAGACGCACCGCTAGCACGTGAAAGAAACACCATCCACTTCGAGCTTGTGCCTGAGGATGAGTTTGACGCGCTGTGAGAATCCTTGCTCGTCTCTGAGCGTTTCTGAGCTGCCGGCTAACCGCGCGGTAGATGcgtcgaggtcaagaaggttaACGAAGGCCCGAGCAGTCGGAGTAGCGGTAACAAGTATCCCGGTATGTGACCAACTCACCAAATCTCATCCGTTGAGGGTCTATTCCTTGCTAACCGTTGCATTATAGCAAAACTCCATGCCCGCAAGGTCGCCGCTGAGCTCGGTGCCACTGATGGCCTCATCTATCTTCCCGGTGAACCCACTCGGCTCTACGAAGACTCGGATCAGTCGCCTCCTTTCAAACAACGCAGATAGTCAGTCGCCCATTACTCGCATTGATGAGCCGTCTTCTAACAAACGCCCAGCTTCTATTATCTGAGCGGTGTCGACTTTCCCGACTGCTCCGTCACTTACGAGATAGCACATGATCGCCTCACTCTCTGGATCCCCTACGTTGAGCCGCGACAGGTGCTATGGTACGGTGCCACTCCCGACGCCGCAGAGGCGATGCGTCGCTTCGATGTGGATGATGTTCGATACACGGCTCAGCTGCCCAAGTTTCTCCATGGCCACCTCCGACCGGCCACGACTCTCTACGTCCTCCACCCGGACCAGGCTCCTAAGCTGGCTGACCGTCCTCGTGGCCAGACGCAGATTAACTGCTCCAAGCTGCGACCTGCCATGGACCAAGCTCGAGTGATCAAGACAGACTATGAGGTTGCGCTTATTCGCCGTGCTGCGCGCATCTCGGCGGCTGCTCATCGTGCTGTGGCCGAACGCATCCTCAGCATGCGGAACGAGCAGGATGTCGAAGCTGTTCTCCTCTCAGCCTGCACCTCTCGTGGTGCTCATGCCCAGGCATACCCCATCATTGCCGGGGCCGGTCCCAACGCCTCTACTTTGCATTACGAGGCCAACAACCAGCCTCTAGAAGGCAAGCAGGTCATTGTTGTCGATGCTGGTTGCGAGTGGCAATGCTACGCCAGCGATATCACTCGGACACTTCCTCTCACTGGCACCTTCACCAAAGAGGGCGCTGCTATCCATGCTATCGTCCAGCGTATGCAAGATGAGTGTATAGCGCGGATCCGCCCTGGCTGCATCTTCTATGAGCTCCATCTGCACGCCAGCGACGTGGCCATCCAGGGGCTACGCAAGTTGGGTATCCTGCGAGGCACCTTTGATGAGATTCAAAAGGCTGGTACCGTCGCTGCTTTCTTCCCTCACGGCCTGGGTCATCACGTTGGCTTGGAGGTTCACGACGTGACGGGCGCTGAACGTCTCTTGATGAGAGACAACTTCCACATTGAGGGTGGAAAGCGTGAGATGGTTACGGCTACAGCCCTGGTCGCTCTACAGCGAATGGTAGCTGCGCCGCCACCTTATAAGGGACGACAGGCTCTTCAACCCAACATGATTGTCACGGTTGAGCCTGGAATGTCAGTGTAACTCTCTTACTTGTGACTCCTTTAATGCTAACTGAGTCCCTTAGCTACTTCTGCCGACCTTTCATTGAGGGATACTTCCTCAACAACTCGGCACACGCCAAGTTTATCGATCGTAATGTCCTCGAGGCCTACTATCCCGTTGGAGGCGTTCGTATTGAGGACGATATTCTCGTTACAGCTGACGGACATGAGAACCTCTCTGCAGGTGCGCCCAAGGGTGATGAGCTGCTGGATGTGATAAACGGCAGCTTTGAGAAGATTTGAGGGCTAGTAGGGGGTAATATGCTCGACGAGCAATGGGGTTAATATTGACAAGTGCGTGACGGGTATATATGGCATATGCATTGACTACTTTGTCCTTTGCTTGCCTTCGTTGGGTCAGTTCAGCGCTAGGTTTGGTTTGAGGAATGAGAATGATATAAGACAACACAGGTCAGCATGCGGCACTATTGGTATCAATTTATGGAATTTATCATGCTCATTGCTACCCAAAACATAAGCTCTCGCATGTGCAGCTCATACATCTAATATACAAGAACACATTGACGATTAAGGAAAGGCGTGAAGTCGTAACAACCTCACTCTACTAGATACACAACCGCCTACACACCAGGTATCAACCCTCGGATACATCCAAGGCATCCGCTTACAAGTACTTCTTGGGCATGGTGGCCCGCCGCCGCTTGTAGATGACATAGGCGGCAACGAGGGCGAGCTGGgtgccgaggaagaagagaaccAGGAAGCGGTGGCCGGGGGTGCTGGCCATGACGGCCTGGGAGAGCGAGTTGTGGTGGCTCGAGAGGACGTCGCGGACGGAGCGCTCGGTGGACTGCAGCTTGCGGGTAAGGTCCTTGCGGAggcccttgacctccttctcgagctcgaTGACGCGGGTCTGCAGCGCCGTGATGTCGTCGAGCTTGCGCATATCGGCGCGAAGCTGGCCGATGAGGTTGGTCACCTCCTCGTGGCGCTTGACGTCCTCCTGCTGGTGGCGCGACGAGGTGCGGTGCAGGGACGAGAGCTGGTGGTTGGTGTTTTGGAGGCGGTTGTGGAGGTCCATGAACTGCGTCTTGGACGTCTGGAAGATATCGGGGTCCTCATCGGCGTACTCGCCCTCAGGGACCTCCCTCTTGGGGGGGGCGCCTCGGCTGGGGGGGCTCTTGTTGGGcgtctgctgcttctgctgctgctgcttgggcGGGTCGTTGTTGCGGACGGGGGCCGAGTCCGAGTTGTCGGCCATGACCACCACCTTGAAGACCTCGAACGAATCCGGGTTGTCGGGGGTCGCGGCGGTGACACCGAACTGGTAGCCGGTGGGGATGCTGAAGCTGCTGGACTCGAAGCACAGGTTGCCGTCGACCTCGACGCGGAACGAAGTGGATGTCTGTCGGAGCTTGATCTGCGAGGGTCGGCCCAGGTTTCGGTAGTTGTAACCGCAGTGACCAAACGACAGCTCATCGACGTTGCTCTGCCTCGTGAAGTCGACGGTGCCGTCGTTGAGGAAACCACGGACCATGCCGCCCGCGCCGCCGTGTGTGTCCACCACAAGAGCCAGACCGTCAAACTTTCCGACGGTGTAGATGCTGCCGGAGCCGACAGAGGCAGGGCCGTTGCGGACCAGCCAGATGTTGAGGTTACCGCGGCCGCGATCGGGCCCGTTGGCTCGGAAATCGACGTCGGCGATCCATTGGTTGCGGAGCAGAGGCTGCTGACCCCAGACGGCACCGCGCTGGTTACCGGGGGCGAGAGGCGTGAGGATGATGCGGTTGGAGAGAACCTCTGGCATCTGGGGGTTGCCCTGGAGGGCAAAGTTGGGGATCTCCCCGCGGGATTCGGGGGGACTTATCCTAGACGAGGGGGTCAGCGAGACACACAAAGGTTGTACTACATGGGAAGAGCAACAACAAACCTTCCAGCATGACCGAAACTGAGCTCGCTGATGAGGTATTGCGCCTCTGAGAGGCCTGCTGCCAGCAGCGCAGCCAAAGATAGAGAGAAACGCATGgcgaagagagagaggaaaGACGTAGGTGGCTCCAAGCTGCGAGAGGCCGTTCAACAAACAAGGGAGGACAAAGGGCGGGCGGTGCCTGGCGCAGGACGAGAGCGCTCAACCTCGTGACtggacaagaacaagaagcgTCCGTCTGTCTGTCTCTCTACCCAAGCTCGGGGGGGTTGATTGTCGAAGGGAGGGAGTGGAGAGAATGGTACGAGCAGAAAAGGCGGGCAAGGCTGAGGACACTTTGCACTATCAACGATGGAATTGGGCCCCTGGGCGGTCTTTTTTGGCGGTGGAGGGCACCAATAGAAGAAATAGAAACCCAACCCCGTCAGAAAAAGGTTCAAGACAATGAAATGCGCTAGCAAGTCTACAGAAGATCTCAGCTTTCTATGCAAAGAAAAAAGGGAGAAAAGGGAAACAATTGAACAAATGCTTCGAGGGAAAAGGGTCTCATGAGGGGGGCGGCTGTTGGAGTGTGGGTTGATGAAGCCACACGCGACAGCCACGACAAGCCCAGTTCAACTCAGCCTTGACGAATGCCCCTGAAGGGACCTAGTAGATGCTAAATACAGCCATTTGATGTCAGATAAATCATGATATACATACATATAACTATGATAGCAACAGAATAGAAATTTCAGCCATTTATTTCATATCCTTTTCAATATTTGCCTCTCTCGACTCGCCTTTCCTTCAGCTTCACACTGAATCATTGTGGCTAGTTTAACATGCAGCTGTCTTTCGGCTATTGGTGGGATCCAGCCCAACCCCAGAAGACAAGGCCAGGGGTTCAAGAAGCTCGGGCCCTCGCTAGAGGTAGCGGAGGAGCATCGCACCCTTCTAGAAGCACGACGAGGTTTGAACGAGATGGACACAAGACGCAGAGACTGAATTTCTTTTCAATGTCGATTGTTACAATATCACTACCTATAGTCAATATGAATTCGTTATTCATTGTCTAGATTTTACAATACCACCATCCACAGTCAACATCCGTCCAACCCCAGCTTCAATGGAGCGATGGGTGCACATTTCCCCATTCGGCCTGGTGGGGACCCTACTCCAAATAAGAACAACGAGCCAATCTCTGACTCCTGAGAGCTCCTCGTCATGATTGCTccccaacagcagcagcacgcACCCCTTCATCTCTTCCCTGCCAGTGAGTGTCATGAGGCTGAGTTGAAGTCCACCGAGgcgacaccatcaccatgagCGAGTCGTACCCGACCTTGACGCAGACGGCGCTGGTGGCTGCTGCTTTCAAGATCCTCTTGTTCCCAGCCTAGTAAGCTTCCCGGAGCTCCCACCCATCATGCCGTAGGTAGAGCTAACCACCTCGTCAAACAGCAAATCCACCGACTTTGAAGTTCACCGCAATTGGCTCGCCATCACCGAGAGCCTCCCCTTGGACAAGTGGTACTTTGAAAAGACGTCGGAGTGGACCCTCGACTACCCGCCCTTCTTTGCCTACTTCGAATATGTCCTCGCCCACGTCGCCCGCCTCGTCGACCCCCTCATGGTCAAGGTCTACAACCTTGACTACGACAGCTGGCAGACGGTCTACTTCCAGCGGACCACCGTGATCATCACCGAGCTCGTTCTCGTGTGGGCTCTCCAGTCATTTATCGATTCCACGCCTCTCAAGTCGCGACGCGCCGCGCAGGTCGCCGCTCTGTCCATTGTCCTCTCGCCGGGCCTGCTCATCATCGACCACATTCACTTCCAGTACAATGGCTTCATGTACGGCATCTTGGTGATGTCGCTGGTGCTAGCGCGCTGCAAGGGCACTCTCCTGTCTAGTGGGCTCGTGTTCGCCGCGCTGCTCTGCTTCAAGCACATCTACCTATACCTAGCCCTGGCCTACTTTGTCTTTCTCCTGCGGGCATATTGCCTGTCGCCCAAGTCCATCTTCCGGATCCGTTTTCTTAACTGTATCAAGCTCGGTCTGGGTATCGGGACCATATTTGGAGCTGCCTTTGGCCCATTTGCGGCCCTGGGTCAGATTCCTCAGCTCTTGAGCCGACTGTTTCCCTTTTCGCGGGGTCTCTGCCATGCGTACTGGGCGCCCAATGTCTGGGCCCTCTATTCCTTTGCGGATCGCGTTTTGATCCATGGTAGGTTTATTACTTGGTAAATGGTAGTTCTTATCGCTAATTCATCATAGTTGCCCCGCGACTTGGCTGGGCGGTCAACCAGGACGCGTTGCAGAGCGTCACTCGCGGCCTTGTCGGGGACACTTCGTTCGCTGTTCTGCCTGAGATCAGCCCAAGAACGTGTTTTATCCTCACACTCATCTTCCAGGGCCTGCCGCTTC is a window encoding:
- a CDS encoding Xaa-Pro aminopeptidase, with the translated sequence MAALTTPPKLVGGDDRRDAPLARERNTIHFELVPEDEFDALCVEVKKVNEGPSSRSSGNKYPAKLHARKVAAELGATDGLIYLPGEPTRLYEDSDQSPPFKQRRYFYYLSGVDFPDCSVTYEIAHDRLTLWIPYVEPRQVLWYGATPDAAEAMRRFDVDDVRYTAQLPKFLHGHLRPATTLYVLHPDQAPKLADRPRGQTQINCSKLRPAMDQARVIKTDYEVALIRRAARISAAAHRAVAERILSMRNEQDVEAVLLSACTSRGAHAQAYPIIAGAGPNASTLHYEANNQPLEGKQVIVVDAGCEWQCYASDITRTLPLTGTFTKEGAAIHAIVQRMQDECIARIRPGCIFYELHLHASDVAIQGLRKLGILRGTFDEIQKAGTVAAFFPHGLGHHVGLEVHDVTGAERLLMRDNFHIEGGKREMVTATALVALQRMVAAPPPYKGRQALQPNMIVTVEPGIYFCRPFIEGYFLNNSAHAKFIDRNVLEAYYPVGGVRIEDDILVTADGHENLSAGAPKGDELLDVINGSFEKI
- a CDS encoding Alpha-1,3-glucosyltransferase, with the translated sequence MSESYPTLTQTALVAAAFKILLFPAYKSTDFEVHRNWLAITESLPLDKWYFEKTSEWTLDYPPFFAYFEYVLAHVARLVDPLMVKVYNLDYDSWQTVYFQRTTVIITELVLVWALQSFIDSTPLKSRRAAQVAALSIVLSPGLLIIDHIHFQYNGFMYGILVMSLVLARCKGTLLSSGLVFAALLCFKHIYLYLALAYFVFLLRAYCLSPKSIFRIRFLNCIKLGLGIGTIFGAAFGPFAALGQIPQLLSRLFPFSRGLCHAYWAPNVWALYSFADRVLIHVAPRLGWAVNQDALQSVTRGLVGDTSFAVLPEISPRTCFILTLIFQGLPLLKLFSQPTWENFIGAVTLCGYASFLFGWHVHEKAILLVIIPFSLIALRDRRHLGAFRPLAVAGHVSLFPLLFTPAEFPVKTIYTIMWLVVFLMAFDRLAPASNKPRIFLLDRFSTLYIAVSIPLILYCSLLHQIIFGKSYEFLPLMFTSSYSAIGVVGSWVGYMVVYFTA